AAACGGGGATGCTCCCTCCTCGAGCCTTGCATCCGGCCAGGCGGCGCTCCCGCCAAAACCGGAAGTTATTTTTGCACAGACCCTAAGTGGTCCATTTCATAAATACGCTCACGTTCGCGGCAAGGGATTTTTCGGCCAGACGAGGCGCGAGCGACGAGCATATCCCGAAGTGGATCTGTAAGGAGCAAGCAACGAAGTCTGGCGAAAAAGAACTGCCGCCCTCCGGGTTGCGCCGAATTTTGCCTGGGGCTGCGTTGCTCCTCGGTCACAGCCCCACTGGCGGGGGATGCTCGCTCGTCGCGCCTTGCCCCAGGCCAAATTGGGCGCAACGAACGTGAGCGTATTTACGAAACGGACCACTAAGGAATCCTCTTTTGGCCTGCATGTAGTCCCGGGTTTAGCTGGCCAACGCCCAAAACCGGCTCAAGCCGGGACTACATGCGGTTGCGTGCACGAAACGAGAATTCCTAACTGACGCTTGAATTCTCTGCCGCCTCCGCGTTTCATTGTTTCGACGACACACACAATGAAAGCTATCGTTCTCGAAAAACCCGAACAGTTCACCATCGGCGATCTGCCGGAGCCAGGCCTTCCAGGTCCAGGTGAGGCCCGGGTGCGCGTGCATCGCGTTGGCATCTGTGGCACGGACATTTCCGGATACCTCGGCAAGATGCCGTTCTACAGCTATCCGCGCATTCCGGGCCACGAGCTCGGCGTCGAAGTGCAGGAAGTTGGCGAAGGGGTGGCGAATGTGAAGCCGGGCGACCGTTGCTCGGTGGAACCGTATTTGAATTGCGGGCAGTGCTTCGCCTGCCGGCGCGGGAACAGCAACTGTTGCGAAAGCCTGCAAGTGCTGGGGGTCCACACGGACGGCGGACTGCGCCCGGCGTTCCTCGTCCCGGCGCGCAAGCTGCATCGTTCGGAAAAGTTGAGTCTCGAACAACTCGCGCTGGTGGAAACGCTCGGCATCGGCTGCCACGCCGTGTTCCGTTGCGATCCGCAACCCAAAGAAAACGTGCTCGTCATTGGCGCGGGGCCCATCGGCTTGTCGGCGATGGAATTCCTGAAGCTGGCCAACGCGCGCATCCTCGTGCT
The window above is part of the Verrucomicrobiota bacterium genome. Proteins encoded here:
- a CDS encoding zinc-binding alcohol dehydrogenase family protein, whose protein sequence is MKAIVLEKPEQFTIGDLPEPGLPGPGEARVRVHRVGICGTDISGYLGKMPFYSYPRIPGHELGVEVQEVGEGVANVKPGDRCSVEPYLNCGQCFACRRGNSNCCESLQVLGVHTDGGLRPAFLVPARKLHRSEKLSLEQLALVETLGIGCHAVFRCDPQPKENVLVIGAGPIGLSAMEFLKLANARILVLDLSAKRLEFCKKTMGIPHTILAKGDGSELEQLKKLTDGTLLSIVIDATGSHHSMSNALNYCAFTGKLVFLGITSAELNFGQAVMHRRELTLLASRNALPRDFGRIIKLIEDGKIDTRPWITHRTSFDDFINNFPSYTKMETGVIKAVVELN